From Acetomicrobium thermoterrenum DSM 13490, the proteins below share one genomic window:
- a CDS encoding chromate transporter yields MNELLLLALAFGRISLGSFAGGLASIALIYHEVVIHYHWLSPEEFEQMISLAQMSPGPIAVNAATYIGKRLAGLPGAAVATAFMVGTPIILLITITYTIKFFSISTKAKHKITQSLRPGVAALLTASALRLLSSSLGEPIYILLTPLALFLLLKSKAKDQPSLAIILCGALAVATALAARAL; encoded by the coding sequence TTGAATGAACTGTTACTTCTTGCTCTGGCCTTTGGCAGGATTTCCTTGGGCAGTTTTGCCGGAGGATTGGCTTCCATCGCACTGATATATCACGAAGTAGTAATACACTACCACTGGCTCTCTCCCGAGGAATTCGAACAAATGATAAGTTTGGCACAGATGTCACCCGGTCCAATCGCAGTCAACGCAGCAACTTATATCGGAAAAAGACTTGCCGGCCTGCCGGGAGCTGCAGTTGCAACGGCTTTCATGGTTGGAACGCCCATTATTTTGCTTATAACAATAACTTACACTATTAAATTCTTTTCCATCAGCACAAAAGCCAAACATAAAATAACTCAATCCCTGCGTCCGGGAGTTGCAGCCCTTCTTACAGCGAGTGCCCTGCGGCTCTTATCGTCATCCCTGGGGGAACCGATATATATACTATTGACACCGCTGGCTCTGTTCTTGCTGCTTAAGTCAAAGGCAAAGGACCAACCCTCTCTGGCAATCATACTTTGCGGTGCATTGGCGGTCGCGACGGCATTAGCTGCCAGAGCGTTATGA
- a CDS encoding chemotaxis protein CheX yields MDPKFFSVVVNGFAGALVSVCKSMGVDITLDKAAITSEVSVSGSRAAALVGFVASKARGTVAIMVDEASFNEIVSAMSGGAITPKLGDALSMSVLGELANMASGQAFIKLNEMGSVDLTPPQLLVGERIRSIPSAGDSTRYFTLPFRLKDGGTLYMVLAIS; encoded by the coding sequence ATGGATCCTAAATTTTTTTCGGTAGTCGTCAACGGATTTGCCGGGGCTCTGGTATCGGTATGCAAAAGTATGGGCGTAGACATAACCCTCGATAAAGCTGCTATCACCTCCGAAGTGAGCGTTTCGGGAAGCAGGGCAGCGGCCTTGGTTGGGTTTGTTGCATCCAAGGCAAGGGGCACCGTAGCAATTATGGTAGATGAGGCAAGCTTTAACGAAATAGTGTCTGCCATGTCAGGCGGAGCTATAACGCCAAAGCTGGGCGATGCGCTGTCCATGAGTGTGCTGGGGGAGCTGGCGAACATGGCAAGCGGGCAAGCATTTATAAAGCTAAATGAGATGGGAAGCGTAGATTTGACCCCGCCGCAGCTGTTGGTGGGAGAGCGTATAAGATCCATTCCGTCAGCAGGAGATTCGACCAGATATTTTACTCTGCCCTTCAGGTTGAAAGATGGAGGCACTTTGTATATGGTCCTTGCTATAAGCTAG
- a CDS encoding pre-16S rRNA-processing nuclease YqgF: MYLGLDPGRDKIGFAFVDEKGELLYSGIIPKKLFESFLIALSEGNWVELAPYGCEGDTSLLVDKNVELVLLGGGTASEELERGLLRKKIEYEVVDESFSTLQARKMYYRIHPPKGFRRLWPLSLLVPGRDIDDLAAWALTRRWMEKKIVDGGVTHGS; this comes from the coding sequence ATGTACCTCGGCTTGGATCCAGGAAGGGATAAAATTGGCTTTGCCTTTGTAGACGAAAAGGGCGAGCTGCTTTATTCGGGAATTATCCCCAAAAAATTATTTGAAAGCTTTTTGATTGCCTTGTCTGAAGGCAATTGGGTTGAATTAGCTCCCTACGGGTGCGAGGGGGATACGTCACTGCTCGTCGACAAAAACGTGGAGTTGGTGTTGTTGGGCGGCGGCACTGCTTCGGAGGAGCTAGAGCGCGGGTTGCTCAGGAAGAAAATCGAATACGAAGTTGTAGATGAATCCTTCTCAACGTTGCAAGCCAGAAAGATGTATTATAGAATCCATCCGCCCAAGGGTTTTCGCAGGCTTTGGCCTTTGTCGCTTTTAGTCCCCGGAAGGGACATAGATGACCTGGCTGCCTGGGCGCTGACCAGAAGGTGGATGGAGAAGAAGATCGTCGATGGAGGGGTAACGCATGGATCCTAA
- a CDS encoding lysophospholipid acyltransferase family protein — MTQELIWLGIQYLSMQSHLLPHSAALSLGGSLGRMVFSLNKDKSSKAIIRCSKFLGCSLEVAREVVAKSYINLGRSVVEFLNLAKIGKKIDEIVSVHDIENLNDALACGRGVILLTAHLGNWELAAAYLGIKDYPMRAIGAEQRDARITKLITDIRASCGVETIGKGFDLRGAIKCLQEGNILGVLLDQDAKDKGIIAPFLGQPASTPYGPVKLAMKMRSPIVPLFIVRRKDNIHHDLYFLPSLEERVKDFFDRPIEENVRLCNDILSEWISRHPEQWLWLYPRWASTLGDR, encoded by the coding sequence ATGACTCAAGAGCTTATATGGTTAGGCATACAGTATTTGAGCATGCAATCACACCTGTTGCCCCATTCTGCAGCCCTGTCTTTGGGCGGCAGCTTGGGGCGCATGGTCTTTAGCTTAAATAAGGACAAATCCTCAAAGGCCATTATCAGGTGTTCAAAATTTCTGGGCTGTAGCCTCGAAGTTGCCAGAGAGGTCGTCGCAAAATCGTATATAAATTTGGGCAGAAGCGTCGTAGAATTTCTGAATTTGGCGAAGATAGGCAAAAAAATAGACGAAATAGTTTCTGTCCATGACATAGAAAATCTTAACGATGCCCTAGCTTGCGGCAGGGGAGTGATATTGCTCACAGCACATTTGGGCAATTGGGAGCTCGCAGCGGCCTATCTGGGCATCAAGGATTATCCAATGAGGGCTATAGGAGCCGAACAGCGGGATGCTCGTATCACTAAGTTGATAACCGATATCAGGGCCTCCTGTGGTGTCGAGACTATTGGTAAGGGTTTCGACCTGAGGGGTGCCATAAAGTGTCTTCAGGAAGGAAATATCTTGGGTGTTTTGCTCGATCAAGACGCAAAGGACAAGGGAATAATCGCTCCCTTTTTAGGACAACCGGCAAGCACTCCCTATGGGCCCGTAAAGCTTGCCATGAAGATGCGATCGCCAATAGTTCCCCTGTTTATAGTACGGAGGAAGGATAACATTCATCACGACCTTTACTTTTTGCCCTCTTTGGAGGAAAGGGTGAAAGATTTTTTCGACAGACCTATTGAAGAAAACGTTCGATTGTGCAACGATATCCTGTCCGAATGGATTTCAAGGCATCCCGAACAGTGGCTTTGGCTGTATCCCCGATGGGCCTCTACTTTGGGTGACAGGTGA
- a CDS encoding FAD-dependent oxidoreductase encodes MQKGQEKLFEPIRIGSAVIPNRIAMAPMGIIGMVTEDGCFADRAVEYYVERARGGTGLIITGAVKVENEIEKLKMPTFPCITLNPLHFITRASELTERVHAYGSKIFVQVTAGLGHNAHPIMLDCQPVAPSAIPNYWEPNVTCRELKTEEVERLVERFAEAAEIAVACGFDGIEIHAMHEGYLLDQFTMSFFNRRTDKYGGDLEGRLTFPIEIIKAIKSKVGKTFPVILRFSVKSYIKGWNKGGLPGEQFEERGRDLKEGLIAAKILEEAGYDGFNADAGSYEAWYWAHPPNYMKHGCYIDLIRELKKVISVPVLMAGRMELPDLAAQALEEKTADVIVLGRGLLADPEWPNKVKSGQEERIRPCLGCQDGCLGRIFEGKPLSCAVNPACGREREMILTPAQEPKKICVIGGGLAGMEAARVAALRGHDVTLYEKGSRLGGHLLEASVPEFKKDEVRLLEWYEAELANAGVKVKLNTEITLEQLKKDNPDVVIVATGSVPKDLDVPGLEKNNVIKAEELLLGRGKAGQDILVVGGGLVGCETALWLAQQGKSVTIVEMLDELMSAGVPQCHANKMMLLDLLDFYKVKSITGAIVSEVTPEGVILTDKSFRRKEVKADTIVIAIGLREEKGLYDSVRKEFPNTYLIGDAMKVRNFMFTIWDAFEVAKNI; translated from the coding sequence ATGCAGAAGGGTCAAGAAAAGCTGTTTGAGCCCATCAGAATAGGAAGTGCGGTAATACCAAATAGAATTGCCATGGCTCCCATGGGAATCATTGGCATGGTTACTGAGGATGGCTGTTTTGCAGACAGAGCCGTCGAATACTACGTCGAACGGGCTCGTGGCGGTACCGGGCTTATCATAACGGGAGCAGTTAAGGTCGAAAACGAGATAGAAAAGCTGAAAATGCCTACCTTTCCGTGTATAACGTTAAATCCGCTTCATTTCATCACTAGGGCTTCGGAACTTACGGAAAGAGTTCATGCCTACGGATCGAAGATATTCGTCCAAGTTACAGCCGGTCTGGGCCATAATGCTCATCCAATCATGCTCGACTGTCAACCGGTAGCTCCTTCGGCCATTCCAAACTACTGGGAACCCAACGTAACATGCAGGGAGCTTAAGACCGAGGAAGTGGAACGCCTGGTCGAGAGGTTTGCAGAAGCAGCAGAGATCGCCGTGGCTTGCGGCTTCGATGGCATCGAGATACACGCCATGCATGAAGGCTACCTTCTGGATCAGTTCACCATGAGCTTCTTCAATAGGAGGACCGACAAATACGGCGGAGACCTGGAAGGAAGGCTTACGTTTCCCATCGAGATAATTAAGGCCATTAAGTCCAAGGTGGGCAAGACCTTTCCGGTCATCCTTAGGTTTAGCGTAAAAAGCTACATAAAGGGATGGAATAAGGGAGGTTTGCCCGGAGAGCAGTTCGAGGAAAGAGGAAGGGACTTAAAGGAAGGCCTCATAGCAGCCAAGATACTGGAAGAAGCAGGTTACGACGGCTTTAATGCCGATGCAGGTTCGTACGAAGCCTGGTACTGGGCCCATCCGCCGAACTATATGAAACACGGCTGTTACATAGACCTGATTCGAGAGCTAAAAAAGGTGATAAGCGTTCCCGTGCTCATGGCCGGCAGGATGGAGCTGCCTGACCTTGCCGCTCAAGCTTTGGAAGAAAAAACTGCCGATGTGATCGTCTTGGGAAGAGGGTTGCTCGCGGATCCCGAGTGGCCAAACAAGGTAAAGTCAGGCCAGGAAGAAAGGATCAGGCCCTGCTTGGGATGTCAAGATGGCTGTCTGGGCAGGATATTTGAGGGCAAACCACTTTCGTGCGCCGTTAATCCTGCCTGCGGAAGAGAAAGAGAGATGATTCTTACTCCTGCTCAAGAGCCGAAAAAGATTTGCGTTATTGGGGGAGGCCTGGCAGGCATGGAGGCTGCAAGGGTTGCCGCTTTGCGGGGACACGATGTGACTCTTTACGAGAAGGGCAGTCGACTGGGAGGACACCTGCTCGAGGCTTCGGTACCTGAATTCAAAAAGGACGAAGTTAGATTGTTGGAGTGGTATGAGGCGGAACTTGCTAATGCAGGTGTAAAGGTCAAACTTAATACTGAAATCACCTTAGAGCAGTTAAAAAAGGACAATCCTGACGTCGTAATTGTGGCTACCGGATCTGTGCCGAAGGATTTAGATGTGCCCGGCTTAGAGAAGAATAACGTCATAAAAGCAGAAGAGCTGCTGCTCGGCAGAGGCAAGGCAGGTCAAGATATTCTCGTAGTCGGCGGAGGCCTGGTCGGTTGCGAGACGGCTCTGTGGCTGGCTCAGCAGGGTAAATCCGTAACAATAGTCGAGATGCTCGATGAACTGATGTCAGCAGGCGTGCCGCAATGTCACGCAAATAAGATGATGTTACTCGACTTGTTGGATTTTTACAAAGTAAAGAGCATAACGGGAGCTATCGTTAGCGAAGTGACTCCCGAAGGAGTGATCTTAACGGATAAGAGCTTTAGGCGTAAAGAGGTGAAGGCAGATACAATAGTCATAGCCATTGGTCTCAGGGAAGAGAAGGGCTTATACGATTCGGTGCGCAAGGAATTTCCCAATACATATTTGATCGGAGATGCCATGAAGGTGCGTAACTTCATGTTCACCATATGGGATGCCTTCGAGGTGGCGAAAAACATTTAA
- a CDS encoding coenzyme F420-0:L-glutamate ligase codes for MARRVGTIARGIRAPLAKAGDDVISLVIDSIKRACKDEGFSLRSRDVIGITESLVARTQGNYASIYHIAADISQKTSAEEIAVLFPIISRNRFSLILKGIALTGKTIHLFLNYPNDEVGNPVMDRDVLYDQDINPYIDLLDEKDYRTIPGLAIVHPFTGVDYVELYKSLAPKGKVNIYFSNDPKVALNYSSEILLANIHERSWTKKILSKAGAKRVLGLDDLLTEPVNGSGYNPEYGLLGSNMASEDKVKLFPRNCQEICEKIQSRLKNIFGVEVEVMIYGDGAFKDPKTGIWELADPVVSPGFTKGLTGTPKEIKLKYVIDKELEGSRSALEESVKERILKKKELDIDTNETLGTTPRMYTDLLGSLCDLTSGSGDKGTPIVLVQGYFDDYTAEW; via the coding sequence ATGGCACGTAGAGTTGGCACGATAGCTAGAGGGATCAGGGCACCCTTGGCCAAAGCTGGAGATGACGTGATCTCGTTAGTGATAGATTCCATAAAGAGGGCGTGCAAAGATGAGGGCTTTTCGCTGCGAAGCAGGGATGTCATAGGCATTACCGAATCATTAGTCGCCAGAACGCAGGGAAACTATGCCTCTATATACCACATAGCTGCCGACATTTCACAAAAGACATCTGCTGAGGAAATAGCAGTTCTTTTTCCCATAATAAGTCGGAACAGGTTCTCTTTAATCCTAAAAGGCATTGCTTTGACCGGAAAAACTATACATCTTTTTTTAAATTATCCCAACGACGAGGTTGGCAATCCCGTAATGGACAGGGACGTCCTTTACGATCAAGACATAAATCCCTACATCGATTTATTAGACGAAAAAGACTATCGAACCATACCAGGGCTCGCCATTGTTCATCCCTTTACAGGAGTAGATTACGTAGAGCTTTACAAAAGCCTGGCCCCTAAAGGCAAAGTGAATATATATTTTTCAAACGATCCAAAGGTGGCTTTGAACTACTCAAGCGAAATCTTGCTCGCAAACATCCATGAAAGATCTTGGACGAAAAAAATCCTTTCCAAAGCCGGCGCCAAGAGGGTTCTCGGATTGGACGACCTGCTTACCGAACCCGTGAACGGGAGCGGCTATAACCCCGAGTACGGCTTGCTCGGATCTAACATGGCCTCTGAAGACAAGGTCAAACTTTTTCCACGAAACTGCCAGGAAATCTGCGAGAAAATACAGTCCAGGCTTAAAAACATCTTTGGCGTAGAAGTGGAAGTAATGATTTACGGCGATGGAGCTTTCAAGGACCCCAAGACCGGCATATGGGAGCTTGCCGATCCCGTGGTCTCTCCCGGCTTCACCAAAGGCCTGACGGGAACACCTAAAGAGATCAAATTAAAATATGTAATCGACAAAGAGCTGGAGGGAAGTAGAAGCGCCCTCGAAGAATCCGTCAAAGAGCGTATTCTTAAGAAGAAAGAGCTTGACATAGATACAAACGAGACTTTGGGCACCACTCCCCGCATGTACACCGATCTTCTCGGAAGCTTGTGCGACCTGACCAGCGGAAGCGGAGACAAGGGAACGCCCATAGTGTTAGTGCAGGGATACTTCGACGATTATACGGCCGAATGGTAA
- the modA gene encoding molybdate ABC transporter substrate-binding protein, with protein sequence MSQRIRQLLAIVIGATLILSFNAVNAAPAAQEDIVAVASSIHECIKELASEFESAKIGRAPKIVAGASGKLASQIMAGAPFGLYLSASPEWTEKLRKEGFLFDVFPMALSFLVAWWAKDEPISTEAFKEKDVRLSIADTKAAPFGKAAAHYLQSQGIYDELLEEKRLVITGNVEQAALAVKSGGADIGMFSLSIAKKLNKGRYTVLPVEPLQNSGGLVKERYSENLKAFWEYIRSERANETWIKWGFEPVQGK encoded by the coding sequence ATGTCGCAAAGAATCAGACAATTGCTTGCAATCGTGATCGGAGCAACCCTTATTCTGTCCTTTAATGCCGTCAATGCCGCTCCGGCCGCCCAAGAAGACATAGTAGCCGTTGCCTCGAGCATTCATGAGTGTATCAAGGAGTTGGCGTCCGAATTCGAATCCGCAAAGATAGGAAGGGCCCCTAAAATAGTTGCCGGCGCCTCGGGCAAGCTCGCGTCTCAAATAATGGCAGGGGCTCCTTTTGGCTTATATCTATCCGCGAGTCCGGAATGGACTGAAAAGCTTCGAAAAGAAGGCTTTTTGTTCGATGTATTTCCCATGGCTTTATCTTTCCTTGTGGCATGGTGGGCGAAGGACGAGCCTATTTCTACCGAAGCTTTCAAGGAAAAGGATGTCCGCTTATCCATCGCCGACACTAAAGCTGCGCCCTTCGGCAAAGCCGCTGCACATTATCTGCAATCTCAGGGCATTTACGATGAGCTGTTAGAGGAAAAAAGACTTGTGATAACGGGCAATGTCGAACAGGCTGCGCTGGCCGTCAAAAGCGGAGGAGCAGATATAGGAATGTTCTCCTTATCGATAGCAAAAAAGCTGAACAAAGGAAGATATACCGTGCTGCCCGTGGAACCGTTGCAAAACAGCGGTGGCCTGGTCAAGGAAAGATATTCGGAGAACCTCAAGGCCTTCTGGGAATACATAAGATCCGAAAGGGCCAACGAAACATGGATCAAATGGGGTTTTGAGCCAGTGCAAGGGAAATGA
- the modB gene encoding molybdate ABC transporter permease subunit, with amino-acid sequence MIPSLFVSLKVLAADIPLLLFLGTSIGWILAKKNFRGKNLVYNLIILPIALPPSVVGLYLLMALGRIPYLKEANILFSFTAAVIAPLFPALPIMIQAAKSGFSAVDEKLEAAARTLGDSEFKVFRRVTFPLAKPYIIGGLALSSMRALGEFGVTLMIAGNIPGRTQTLPLFIYSSVESMSFFEANIAAILLTALGIASLLIVKRMGGKA; translated from the coding sequence ATGATTCCGTCTCTTTTCGTAAGCTTAAAGGTATTAGCGGCCGACATTCCCCTGCTACTTTTTTTAGGAACGTCGATTGGCTGGATCTTGGCAAAAAAGAACTTCAGGGGGAAGAACTTGGTTTACAACCTCATTATATTGCCGATCGCTCTTCCTCCTTCCGTTGTAGGTTTATACCTTCTCATGGCGCTGGGACGTATCCCGTATCTGAAAGAGGCAAATATACTTTTTTCCTTTACCGCTGCCGTCATAGCTCCTCTTTTTCCCGCCCTTCCGATAATGATACAGGCCGCTAAATCGGGTTTCAGCGCTGTAGACGAAAAGCTGGAAGCGGCAGCCCGCACTCTTGGCGACAGCGAATTCAAGGTGTTTCGGAGGGTGACCTTCCCCCTGGCTAAACCTTACATCATCGGAGGACTTGCCTTATCCTCCATGAGAGCCCTTGGGGAATTCGGCGTAACCTTAATGATAGCGGGGAACATACCCGGCAGAACCCAGACTTTGCCGCTTTTCATATACAGCAGCGTAGAATCCATGAGTTTTTTTGAGGCAAATATTGCTGCCATCTTGCTGACGGCATTGGGAATTGCCAGCCTATTGATTGTAAAGAGGATGGGAGGTAAGGCGTGA
- a CDS encoding ABC transporter ATP-binding protein codes for MKDCLEATFFKRLGNFSLDVSLGLKEEIGVLFGPSGAGKSQTLKILAGIVKPDKGRINLMDRLLYDSSSSVFIRAAKRKIGLVFQELALFPHLTVLENVAYGLKGPNRWRLAKSWLDAMRLEGFYDRMPDQLSGGQRQRVALARALAPKPDLLLLDEPFSALEGPLRRALRRELKKLFERVKTPILYVTHDIEDVCSLANRVFIMRDGSIMADLEASKLWDPLSQANIWHSLGWGTLIRGEIAINDGYHWFTWQKGRLRLSPSKELTAGKATVFIPPDQIKLIYPNLPVDHELQPNTQEGTIVEKMELNGSVRLYIFGADVEWHAEYSKDSYLTLNLREGHPIFFSIKPSSITVLTDEEGCSAN; via the coding sequence GTGAAAGATTGTTTAGAGGCTACATTCTTCAAAAGATTAGGCAATTTTAGTCTTGACGTTTCACTCGGACTCAAAGAGGAGATAGGAGTGCTCTTCGGCCCCAGCGGTGCCGGAAAGAGTCAAACCCTGAAAATACTGGCAGGCATAGTAAAGCCCGACAAAGGGCGCATAAACCTCATGGATCGCCTTTTATACGACTCTTCCTCTTCCGTCTTTATAAGGGCGGCAAAGAGAAAGATCGGGTTGGTATTTCAGGAGCTTGCCCTATTTCCCCATCTGACGGTCTTGGAAAATGTCGCATATGGCCTAAAGGGGCCGAATAGGTGGCGCTTAGCAAAAAGTTGGCTAGACGCCATGAGGCTCGAAGGATTTTACGACAGAATGCCCGATCAACTATCCGGTGGACAGAGGCAACGCGTTGCGCTGGCAAGGGCCTTGGCGCCAAAACCTGATCTTTTGCTCTTAGATGAACCCTTCAGCGCCCTCGAAGGACCGTTGCGTCGGGCGTTGAGAAGAGAGCTGAAAAAGCTTTTCGAAAGGGTCAAAACTCCAATTCTATACGTGACCCACGACATCGAGGACGTCTGCTCTCTGGCTAATAGGGTCTTTATCATGCGCGACGGATCGATAATGGCCGACCTCGAGGCAAGCAAGCTCTGGGACCCTTTAAGTCAGGCTAACATTTGGCATTCCCTGGGATGGGGAACTTTAATACGAGGCGAAATAGCAATAAATGACGGCTATCACTGGTTCACATGGCAAAAGGGGAGGTTGAGGCTCTCGCCCTCTAAAGAGTTGACCGCAGGTAAGGCGACGGTTTTCATCCCTCCCGACCAGATAAAACTCATTTATCCCAATCTTCCCGTGGATCATGAACTGCAACCTAACACACAGGAGGGAACGATAGTGGAGAAAATGGAGTTAAACGGATCCGTCAGACTCTATATCTTCGGAGCCGATGTAGAGTGGCATGCGGAGTACTCTAAAGATTCATACCTAACCCTAAACCTGCGGGAGGGGCATCCCATATTTTTCAGCATCAAACCGTCGAGCATAACGGTATTGACGGATGAGGAGGGTTGTTCTGCGAACTGA
- a CDS encoding ABC transporter ATP-binding protein, which yields MLKVCGITKIYPNLTVFRNINFSTERGSFVVFLGPSGCGKSTLFRVIAGIEGRDSGHIEWKGEKVSDLKDEAAMMLQKDLLLPWSTLLDNVLIPAKVLGKDLQRERNKAIGLLSRFGLSGFEDYFPYQVSGGMRQRAALVRTLLFDREILLLDEPLSALDALTRRLLQKEILRIQLEFEKTVLMITHDIKEALLLADRIFLLSHLPTGIIKEIDMRDMPKPRQSLGPKLAAMEEEIFSILRGELVDA from the coding sequence TTGTTGAAGGTTTGCGGTATCACAAAGATCTATCCTAACCTGACGGTGTTCAGGAATATAAATTTTTCCACCGAACGCGGAAGCTTTGTCGTCTTTCTTGGCCCCTCGGGGTGCGGTAAAAGCACTCTATTCAGAGTCATAGCCGGGATAGAAGGAAGAGACAGCGGCCATATCGAATGGAAGGGCGAGAAGGTTAGCGATCTGAAGGACGAAGCCGCTATGATGCTGCAAAAGGACCTGCTTTTGCCTTGGTCCACCCTTTTGGATAACGTCTTGATCCCTGCAAAAGTCCTGGGCAAAGACCTTCAAAGGGAACGCAATAAGGCCATCGGCCTCCTGTCCCGTTTCGGCCTGTCGGGATTTGAAGATTACTTTCCCTATCAAGTCTCGGGAGGAATGCGCCAAAGGGCGGCACTGGTGAGAACTCTTCTCTTCGACAGAGAAATACTGCTCCTCGATGAGCCTCTATCTGCCCTGGATGCCCTCACCAGGAGGTTGCTGCAGAAAGAAATCCTTCGCATCCAGCTAGAGTTTGAAAAGACCGTCCTGATGATTACTCACGACATCAAAGAGGCCCTCCTCCTCGCCGACAGGATATTTTTGCTGTCTCATCTGCCCACAGGAATCATCAAAGAAATAGACATGAGAGATATGCCTAAACCCAGGCAAAGCCTGGGGCCAAAGTTGGCCGCTATGGAAGAGGAAATATTCTCCATACTGAGAGGTGAGCTGGTAGATGCATAG
- a CDS encoding ABC transporter permease — MHRKAPFLLMTSILVIWELVVRLLDVPKFILPPPTIVLQTTLLQTPLLAGHALVTALEIGLGLCLSLAISLPLSIIMFKHPSIDAALTPFLVASQAIPVFAVAPLLVVWFGYGLLSKIVMATIVIFFPLTVSTYSGFKQVDSDLEIIFDLLDAPFRKKMRLLYWPAALPSFFSGLKVAVAVATIGAVLGEWVGAQRGLGYLMIQMNARLRTDMLFAALVWLSLMGMGLWLLVSRLEKRFLFWLNNKE; from the coding sequence ATGCATAGGAAGGCTCCCTTTCTTTTGATGACCTCCATCTTGGTCATATGGGAACTTGTGGTACGCCTTCTCGACGTACCCAAATTCATACTTCCCCCTCCCACAATCGTCCTACAGACAACTTTATTGCAGACTCCTCTTTTAGCCGGCCATGCCCTCGTAACAGCCCTGGAGATTGGCCTGGGCTTATGTTTAAGCCTTGCCATCTCACTGCCGCTTTCGATAATCATGTTCAAACATCCCTCCATAGATGCCGCCTTAACGCCATTCCTGGTCGCCTCTCAGGCGATCCCCGTGTTTGCCGTGGCACCTCTTTTGGTCGTTTGGTTCGGTTATGGTCTTTTGAGCAAAATAGTCATGGCAACGATAGTGATCTTTTTCCCCCTTACGGTCTCCACATATTCTGGCTTTAAACAGGTCGATTCCGATCTGGAGATCATCTTCGACCTCCTCGATGCCCCCTTCCGAAAAAAGATGAGGCTTCTCTACTGGCCCGCTGCTCTGCCGTCCTTTTTTTCAGGACTTAAGGTTGCAGTGGCAGTGGCCACCATCGGAGCGGTTCTGGGAGAATGGGTGGGAGCTCAAAGGGGGTTAGGATATTTGATGATTCAAATGAACGCAAGGTTGCGGACCGATATGCTTTTCGCCGCACTGGTTTGGCTAAGTTTAATGGGCATGGGGCTTTGGCTGTTGGTCAGCAGATTGGAGAAACGCTTTCTCTTCTGGCTCAACAACAAGGAATGA